The Bryobacteraceae bacterium genome includes a window with the following:
- the nth gene encoding endonuclease III: MAKARAPRKAAKPQPKPKKTASAVRKAGGAGKRPTAPDPARVQAILDALDRLYPHATCALHHRNAWELLVATILSAQCTDERVNMVTPPLFARYPTPEAMAEADVREVAEIVRSTGFFNNKARNIVGAAQKIVSDFGGEVPREMEKLLTVPGAARKTANVVLGTAFGIASGVVVDTHVTRIAQRLELTREKTPEKIEQDLMRILPRERWILFSHQVIHFGRDICKARKPECGRCPLETVCRAPDKNVP, from the coding sequence ATGGCGAAAGCACGCGCGCCGCGCAAGGCGGCCAAGCCACAGCCGAAGCCGAAAAAGACGGCGTCCGCTGTCCGGAAAGCGGGCGGCGCAGGGAAGCGGCCAACGGCGCCAGACCCGGCCCGCGTGCAGGCGATTCTCGATGCCCTGGATCGGCTGTATCCGCATGCCACCTGCGCCCTGCATCACCGCAACGCCTGGGAGCTGCTGGTGGCGACCATCCTCTCGGCGCAGTGCACGGATGAACGCGTGAACATGGTGACGCCGCCTCTGTTTGCGAGGTATCCGACGCCGGAAGCGATGGCGGAAGCGGACGTCCGCGAGGTGGCGGAGATCGTCCGTTCGACAGGATTTTTCAACAACAAAGCGAGGAATATCGTCGGAGCGGCGCAGAAAATCGTCTCCGATTTCGGCGGCGAGGTTCCGCGGGAGATGGAGAAGCTGCTCACCGTCCCAGGAGCCGCCCGCAAGACGGCGAATGTCGTGCTCGGCACTGCCTTCGGCATCGCGAGCGGCGTCGTGGTGGACACGCACGTGACGCGAATCGCGCAGCGGCTGGAGCTGACGCGGGAGAAGACGCCGGAGAAAATCGAGCAGGACCTGATGCGCATCCTGCCTCGGGAACGCTGGATTCTGTTTTCGCATCAGGTGATTCATTTCGGCCGCGACATCTGCAAGGCGCGGAAGCCCGAGTGCGGGCGCTGCCCGCTGGAAACGGTCTGCCGCGCGCCGGACAAGAACGTGCCGTGA
- a CDS encoding ATPase, which yields MPKYFVGVDGGQSSTTALIGDETGLVIGQGRGGPCNHVSGDQAREKFRTAIGGCVRMAAEEAGLALEGLEFEAGCFGFSGGPADKDALIAEMFRLKKRIVTHDAWIALTGAHAGQPGIITIAGTGSIAFARNAEGKFARAGGWGFIFGDEGGGFDLTRQALRAALRMEEGWGPPTALRQKLLEATGARDANDLLHRFYTPEYPRPRIAELSRVVEQAAEEGDEVAADILVEAAQHLAGLTMAARMQVFTPQDHARAAPIGGVFRCARLYEEYRKRVERGGNTQVHAPVFGPAAGALIEAYKAAGLSVELKGAPAEK from the coding sequence ATGCCGAAATACTTCGTGGGCGTGGATGGCGGACAGTCTTCAACAACGGCGCTGATTGGAGACGAAACCGGCCTGGTCATCGGACAGGGCCGCGGCGGCCCGTGCAACCATGTTTCGGGCGATCAGGCGCGCGAGAAGTTCCGCACGGCGATCGGCGGCTGCGTCAGGATGGCGGCGGAAGAAGCGGGGCTCGCTCTGGAGGGGCTGGAGTTTGAAGCGGGGTGTTTCGGTTTTTCGGGCGGACCGGCGGACAAGGACGCGCTGATCGCGGAGATGTTCCGGCTGAAGAAGCGCATCGTGACGCACGACGCCTGGATCGCGCTGACCGGCGCGCACGCGGGGCAGCCGGGTATCATCACGATCGCTGGCACTGGTTCGATCGCATTTGCACGGAATGCCGAAGGCAAGTTCGCGCGTGCGGGCGGATGGGGATTCATCTTCGGAGACGAAGGCGGCGGTTTCGATCTGACACGGCAGGCGCTGCGGGCGGCTCTGCGCATGGAAGAAGGCTGGGGGCCGCCGACTGCGCTGCGGCAGAAGCTGCTGGAAGCCACGGGAGCGCGCGACGCCAACGATCTTCTGCACCGCTTCTACACGCCGGAATATCCGCGCCCGCGCATTGCAGAGCTGTCGCGCGTGGTGGAACAGGCCGCCGAGGAAGGCGACGAGGTCGCGGCGGACATTCTGGTGGAAGCCGCGCAGCACCTGGCGGGACTGACGATGGCAGCCCGCATGCAGGTGTTCACGCCGCAGGACCATGCACGGGCTGCGCCGATCGGCGGCGTGTTCAGGTGCGCACGGCTTTACGAAGAGTACCGGAAGCGCGTGGAACGGGGAGGGAATACGCAGGTGCACGCACCGGTCTTCGGCCCGGCCGCGGGAGCGCTGATCGAAGCCTACAAAGCTGCCGGTTTGAGCGTCGAACTGAAAGGCGCGCCAGCAGAGAAGTGA